Genomic window (Aquimarina sp. BL5):
TGGTTTTTAATAAATTCTTGTTCTATTTCTTCTTTTTGAAAGTGACCAGAAAAACTTGTGAATTCAATATTTTTAGCAATCCCTGTAAGCTCTCCTTCAGTATATGGGATAATTTCTATCGATGTCTCTTTAAAACTATATGATTCAATAGGGATTTCGGTATCCGTGTTTTTTGTACCAAAGAATATTCTATTAACGTAAGATTGATCATTTCCCGTTCCTGAAGGTATGGTCAACATTGTTACCGAAAAACCAGGTTCTTTGGAATGAATGGATAAATGCATCTGATTTGCATTCATAGAATTATCCGGTGCTAATACATATGCCATAATAGCCAAGAAAGCACAAATAATAATAAACCAAAAACTCAAAACGCCCCAAAAATTTTTCTTAAATCTTTGGAGCGCTAGCTTTGATAATGAATTTGATTTTGTCTTTTGCATTAAAGCAAATTAATTCTTTAGTGTAAGTGGATTTTTTGATTTACGTATATTGTTGATTTTCATATCTTCAAGTACACTCAATGCCTCCTCTACATATACATCCTTACTTAGGCTTTGATGCCATCTATTTCTTTTTTCCTTAAGGATTGAATCTTTTGCCATAAGATCTTTTTCATATGGTAATGATTCGAAAGTAAGATTAGTTTTATAATCATTTAGGCGTTCAAAACGTTCTGCTTGTTTTTCGTTTAACTCGATATTCGCTTTGTATTCATTATAGTTTAGAGAATATTTATTTACATCTCTCTTTTCTCTTACCCACTTTGCATTTTCTTCAATCAGTTTTAATTGCTCATTAGTTGCCATACGAGCTTTACTATTATTAATAGTTTGATCAAAGTCAATATAACCATCCCATAAATCATAATCTGCAGCTGGTATTTTATCCCAAGGAAGCGGATTTTCTTGATCTTTCTCACCAATATCAATGTAGCTATAACGATCCGGAACTACTACGTCACTTTTTACACCTTCCAGTTGTGTAGAACCTCCGTTTACTCGATAGAATTTCTGAGTTGTTAATTTTAATGCTCCAAGGTCTCCAAAATCATTACTACGCATCCATCGATTAAGATCCATAACGTTCTGTACAGTTCCTTTTCCATACGTCTGCTTACTTCCGATGATAATTGCTCTTTTATAATCTTGCATTGCAGCAGCCAAAATCTCTGAAGCAGAAGCCGAAAGTTCATTAACTAAAATAACTAATGGTCCATCCCATAAAATATTTCGATCTTTATCACTTAAAACCTCTGGAGACTCTCCTTTCGTCCTTACCTGAACAATTGGTCCTTTATCAATAAACAAACCTGCAATATCTACAACGGTCTGTAAAGATCCCCCTCCATTATCTCTAAGATCTATGACAAGACCTTCCATATCTTGTTCTTTAAGACGAATAATTTCTTGCTTCACATCTTTTGCTGCATTACGTTGGTTGTAATCTTGCATATTAAAATAGAATTTTGGTAAATTGATTATCCCAAAACTCTTATCATTTTTTTTAACTAAAGAAGACTTCGCATAAGTTTCTTCTAACTCAACAACGTCTCTCACAATCTCCACATTCTCTATTGTTCCGTCAACTTTTTTAACAGTTAAAACAACTTTAGTTCCTTTAGGACCTTTGATAAGACTTACTGCATCATCTAGTCTCATTCCCACAATACTTACTGGTTCTGTTTCATCCTCTTGTTTTACTTTCATAATGAGATCACCCACCTCTACTTTATTTCCTCTCCAAGCGGGTCCACCAGAAATAATTTCAACAATTTTCACATTATCATTTTTTTTCTGCAGTCTGGCGCCTATTCCTTCTAACTTTCCAGACATCGCAATATCAAAACGATCTTTATCTTGCGGAGCAAAGTAGTACGTATGTGGATCAAATTCTTCTACTATAGAATTTATATAGATAGAAAACCAATCTTTTCTCTCTAAATCATCGGCAAACTCGAAATATTCTTTTAATGAAGTTTTTGTCAATTCACGAGACTCTTCTTCTAACGCAACAGCAGACTTCCTTTTAAACTCTTTGTTTTTTGTTATAGAATCTACCTGCTCATCAACTTTGTCATAATAGCTGGATAATGCATTGAACTTAAGCTGTAATCTCCAGCGGTTCTTCATTTCATCTTTATTACCAGCATATGCCAACTTTTCATAATCTGTATTTATATCTTCCTGCTTTTCGAAATTAAAAGGACTTTCTAATATTTCTTTGTACAGAGATCTAGCCTCAGTCATTCTTTGTTGTAGTCTCTCGTAAGTAAGGTTAAAGAAATCGATCTCTTTATCTCTGATTTGATCATCGATTAAATCTTCAAACTTCTTAAACTCTTCTATATCGCTTTTATAAAAATAGCGCTTTAAAGGATCTAAGGCATCTATATAATCAACAAAAACATTCTTGGAGAAATCATCATTAATATCCTTTGCATCATAATGTCCTTTACTTAACACATAACTGATTAAATCAATCAGTATTCGATCTTTATCAGGATCATTGTCAACTTTTGTTGTAAAGCTGCAGGAAGCAGCTGAAACAATTATGGTAAGCATCAATACCAAAAAACTCTTTTTCATACGCTCATTTTTAATTTAGGGGTGTTCCTGGCAAAATACATTAAAAATCGTGCCATTATCCCGTAATAATACTAAATTTTTCTTAAAAGAACTAATAATCTACACTACTGATTATGAATAATATATTTAGAATAAAAAAAATGTATTTTTACCAGTGAAAAAAACATTTCTATGTCGCAAAGAAAACCGTTGATTTTAGTAACGAATGATGATGGTATTACAGCTCCTGGAATAAGGACTCTGATTAGTATTATGAATGAAATTGGCGATGTATTTGTCGTAGCTCCAGACAGCCCTCAGAGTGCTATGGGTCACGCAATTACAATAAACAGCACATTATACTGCGATCCTATTACTATTGACAAAAATGCTCCCCAGAAAGAATATAGTTGTTCTGGAACTCCTGTAGATTGTGTCAAAATGGCAACCAGAGAAATATTGAAGCGAAAACCTGATTTGTGTGTCAGTGGAATCAATCATGGCTCTAATTCTGCTATTAATGTAATTTATTCCGGTACGATGAGTGCTGCGGTAGAGGCTGGAATCGAAGGAATTCCTGCCATTGGCTTTTCCTTATTAGATTATAGTATGAATGCCAACTTTGAACCTTCTAAGAAATTTGTAAAAGCAATCGTAGAAAATGTGCTTAAAAACGGACTGCCAAAAGGTATTGTCCTCAATGTTAATATCCCAAAGTTAGATGAAAAAGATATAAAAGGGATTAAAATTTGTAGACAAGCGAATGCACATTGGGTAGAAGAATTTGATAAAAGAACCAACCCTATGGGTAGAGACTATTATTGGCTGTCAGGAAAATTTATTAATGAAGATAAAGGGGAAGATACAGATGAATGGGCGTTACACAACGGATATGTTTCTATCGTTCCTACACAATTTGATCTTACCGCACATCATTTTATACAAGAACTAAACAATTGGCCATTACATGATTAAAAAAGAAATTCTTATTGGTTTTTTTACTGGAATATTTGCAAATAGCATTGGTATCATTTTATATATATTATTATTTTCTGAATTGAGTATCACTGAAACATTAAAAGCTGCTCAACAAAATAATTTTTTAGGAAGTTTAATTGCTTTAGGAGCTATTCTTAATTTGATAATCTTCTTTTTATTTTTAAAACAAAACAAACCTTATAGAGCACGTGGTGTACTTCTTGCTACACTTATTGCAGCTGTTTGTATAGCAATTAGTAAATTTAGTTAATATATGAAGAAAGTTTATTGAAGATGAAATATTATCTTATAGCAGGAGAGGCATCCGGTGATTTACATGGTTCCAACCTTATGAAATCTATCCTTAAAGAAGATCCCGATGCAGAATTCAGGTTTTGGGGAGGAGATTTAATGCAATCAGTGGGTGGTACTATGGTTCTGCACTACAAAGAAAGGGCCTTTATGGGGTTTTTTGAAGTCATTCTTAATCTATTTAAAATTTTAGGTTTTATAAAGCAATGTAAAAAAGACATTGAACACTATAATCCTGATGCACTTATTTTAATCGACAACTCTGGTTTCAATCTTCGTATTGCCGAGTGGGCTAAACCAAAAGGCTATATTACTCATTACTATATTAGTCCTCAAGTATGGGCATCAAGAGCTGGAAGAGTGAAAACCATCAAGGCCAATGTGGATCATATGTATGTCATACTGCCATTTGTATCAGATTTTTATAAAAAATACAACTATGATGTAAATTTTGTTGGACATCCACTTATAGATGCTATCGCTGATCATCATCAAGTAATACCAGATGTTTTTAAAAAACAATATCACTTAGATGAGCGACCAATTATTGCAATATTACCTGGAAGTAGAAAACAAGAAATAAAAAAAATGCTGGAAGTTATGCTTAGTATAGTCGATGATTTCCCATCTTATCAATTTATAATTGCTGGTGCTCCAAGCCAAGAAGAAAAATTTTATGAGCCTTTTATAAAAAAAGAAGGAGTACATTTAATTATGAATCGGACATATGATATTTTAAGTTTAAGCAATGTAGCTTTAGTAACTTCTGGAACGGCAACATTAGAAACTGCATTATTTAAAGTTCCACAGGTAGTCTGCTACAAAGGAAATACCATTTCATATCATATTGCCAAAAGAATTATCAACCTAGAGTATATTTCTTTAGTAAATTTAATAATGGATAAACCTGTAGTTACGGAGTTAATTCAGGATGATTTCAACACAAAAAAACTAAAAGAAGAGCTTACAAAAATATTAGATGATTATAACAGAGCTGTTATGTTTTTAGATTATTACGATTTAGAAAAGAAACTTGGTGGAAAAGGAGCTAGTGATAAAACTGCTAACTTAATTGTAGAAACCACAAAATAAAGCACCCCAAAATGAATAAGCTATTTTATTTTTTACTTGTAATATGTATAACACTTTCCTCTTGTGGAGGCTCTAAAAAAAGCTCTTCCGTTACTCAAAGAACTAAAAGCACATCA
Coding sequences:
- a CDS encoding carboxy terminal-processing peptidase, which codes for MKKSFLVLMLTIIVSAASCSFTTKVDNDPDKDRILIDLISYVLSKGHYDAKDINDDFSKNVFVDYIDALDPLKRYFYKSDIEEFKKFEDLIDDQIRDKEIDFFNLTYERLQQRMTEARSLYKEILESPFNFEKQEDINTDYEKLAYAGNKDEMKNRWRLQLKFNALSSYYDKVDEQVDSITKNKEFKRKSAVALEEESRELTKTSLKEYFEFADDLERKDWFSIYINSIVEEFDPHTYYFAPQDKDRFDIAMSGKLEGIGARLQKKNDNVKIVEIISGGPAWRGNKVEVGDLIMKVKQEDETEPVSIVGMRLDDAVSLIKGPKGTKVVLTVKKVDGTIENVEIVRDVVELEETYAKSSLVKKNDKSFGIINLPKFYFNMQDYNQRNAAKDVKQEIIRLKEQDMEGLVIDLRDNGGGSLQTVVDIAGLFIDKGPIVQVRTKGESPEVLSDKDRNILWDGPLVILVNELSASASEILAAAMQDYKRAIIIGSKQTYGKGTVQNVMDLNRWMRSNDFGDLGALKLTTQKFYRVNGGSTQLEGVKSDVVVPDRYSYIDIGEKDQENPLPWDKIPAADYDLWDGYIDFDQTINNSKARMATNEQLKLIEENAKWVREKRDVNKYSLNYNEYKANIELNEKQAERFERLNDYKTNLTFESLPYEKDLMAKDSILKEKRNRWHQSLSKDVYVEEALSVLEDMKINNIRKSKNPLTLKN
- the surE gene encoding 5'/3'-nucleotidase SurE, which produces MSQRKPLILVTNDDGITAPGIRTLISIMNEIGDVFVVAPDSPQSAMGHAITINSTLYCDPITIDKNAPQKEYSCSGTPVDCVKMATREILKRKPDLCVSGINHGSNSAINVIYSGTMSAAVEAGIEGIPAIGFSLLDYSMNANFEPSKKFVKAIVENVLKNGLPKGIVLNVNIPKLDEKDIKGIKICRQANAHWVEEFDKRTNPMGRDYYWLSGKFINEDKGEDTDEWALHNGYVSIVPTQFDLTAHHFIQELNNWPLHD
- the lpxB gene encoding lipid-A-disaccharide synthase, with amino-acid sequence MKYYLIAGEASGDLHGSNLMKSILKEDPDAEFRFWGGDLMQSVGGTMVLHYKERAFMGFFEVILNLFKILGFIKQCKKDIEHYNPDALILIDNSGFNLRIAEWAKPKGYITHYYISPQVWASRAGRVKTIKANVDHMYVILPFVSDFYKKYNYDVNFVGHPLIDAIADHHQVIPDVFKKQYHLDERPIIAILPGSRKQEIKKMLEVMLSIVDDFPSYQFIIAGAPSQEEKFYEPFIKKEGVHLIMNRTYDILSLSNVALVTSGTATLETALFKVPQVVCYKGNTISYHIAKRIINLEYISLVNLIMDKPVVTELIQDDFNTKKLKEELTKILDDYNRAVMFLDYYDLEKKLGGKGASDKTANLIVETTK